The following nucleotide sequence is from Desulfovibrio sp. X2.
GGCCCTGGGAGCTCCCCCGCACAGCGCGCTCCGCGAGCACCGCGCCATGACGCGCCACGGCCTGCGCTGGCTCTCCTGGACGGCCACGGCCGTGCTCGACGAGGCGGGCCGCGTCTCGGGCATCATCGCCGTGGGCCGCGACGTGAGCGAGCGCAAGGAGATGGAACAGGCCCTGGTCCAGGCCAAGGAGGACGCCGAGGCCGCGAGCCGGGCCAAGAGCGACTTTCTGGCCAACATGAGCCACGAGATCAGGAACCCGCTGAACGCCGTGCTGGGCCTGGCCGACCTCATGCTGCTCGGCGAGCTCCCGGAGGAGCAGCGCGAGCGCGCCGTCCTGCTCAAGAACTCGGCCGCCTCCCTGCTCGGGGTGATCACGGACATCCTCGAATATTCCAAGATAGAGGCGGGCAGCGTGGAGGTGGAGCGCTATCCCTTCAAGCTCCCCGCCCTGCTGCGCGGGCTGGCCGCGGAGCAGCGTATGCTGGCCACGGAAAAGGGCGTGGCCCTCAAGCTGAGCCTCGATCCCCGCCTGCCCGAGCGCATCCTGGGCGACGAACTGAAGATCCGCCAGATCCTGCTGAACCTCCTGTCCAACGCCATGAAGTTCACGCCCGAGGGCTCGGTGGAGATCATCGCCCGGGTGCAGGAGCGCCGCGACGCGCGCGTGACCCTGCTCTTCGCCGTGTCCGACACCGGCATCGGCGTGCCCGAGGACAAGCAGGAGATCATCTTCGAGAGCTTCCGCCAGGCCGAGAGCGGCCTGCGCAAGCGCCACGGCGGCACGGGCCTCGGCCTGGCCATCTGCAAGCGGCTGGCCGAGATCATGGGCGGCTCCATCTGGCTGCAGAGCGAGCCCGGACAGGGCTCCATCTTCTGCTTCACCGTGGAGGTGGAGCTGGCCCCCCGCGAAGAGCCCCGCGACATGTCCGCGCCCGGCGCCCGGGCCGAGTCCACCGCGCCGCTTCGCGTGCTCCTGGTGGAGGACGACTGGATCAACCGGCGCTTCACCACCCAGCTCCTGGAACGCCAGGGGCACAGCGTGCGCGAGGCCGAGAACGGCAGCCAAGCGCTGCAGATCCTCTCCGAACACCCCGTGGACCTGGTGATCATGGACATGCAGATGCCCGTCATGGACGGCATCTCGGCCACGCGGGCCATCCGCGCGGCCAAGGGCTGTCCGCCCGAGCGCGCCGACGTGCCCATCATCGGGCTCACGGCATACGCCACCAGCGAGGACCGCGACTGCTTCCTGGCCGCGGGCGTGGACATCTGCCTGACCAAGCCGCTGCGCGCCCAGCGCCTCTTGCGGATCATGGACGAGGTCGTGGCGCAGAAGAGGGGGCAGACGGGAGCGGTGTCGGGCACGTCCCCGGCGCCGGTCGCGGAAAGCCCGGACGGGCTGCTCAACGAGCGCATGCTGACCGACCACCTCGAACTCGGGACGGAGAGCTTCCTCGACCTGCTGCGCCACTTCGAGGACGACGCGGCGCGACGGCTGGCGCGGCTCATGGAGGCCTCGGACCAGGGCGCCCTGTCCGACGCCGCCGAGCTCGCCCACTCCTTGGCCGGATCCGCCGGGGTCATCGGCGGCGCGGGGCTGCGTCGGCACTGCCTGGAGCTGGAGAAGGAGCTTCGCGCGGGCGGGCCCAGGGCGCGGCTCATGGCCGAGCAGGTCTGGCCGCTGGCGCAGCGCACCATGCTCGCCATCCGCGAGCGCATAGACGCCCAGGGCTGAGCCGAGCTCCCGTCTCCCCGGGGAAAGAATTCAGTTGAGCAGGCACCAGGCGAGCCAGGCCGAGAGCTCGCCCCAGATCACCGCGCTGCCGAGGAAGTCGCCGTTCAGGCCGCCCTGCCGTCCGGCCAGGCGGCGCAGCATGGCCGCGCCGAGCGCCGCCAGGCCGAAGGCCGCGCCGAGCACGGCGGGCGGGCACAGCCAGAGCCCGAGCACCAGGGTCTGGCCCGCGGCGAAGAGCAGCGGCCCCGTCCCCGCGCCCGAGAGCACCAGCCCCCCGAGCCCGGGACGCTTGAGCCCGCGGCCCACGTGAGCCAGCCCCACGGCCAGGAAGCGGCCGAGCACGAAGCCGAAGAGCGCGGGCCCCAGGGCACGCGCGCCCAGCAGCCCGGCCAGGGCCGCGGCCTGCGCGAGCATGGCCAGCACGCAGCCCATGACCGCGAAGGCCCCGCAGCGGCTGTCCTTCATTATCTCCCAGAAACGTTCGCCCCGCGCGCCCGAGCCCCAGGCGTCGGCCACGTCCGAGAGGCCGTCCCAGTGCAGCCCCCGCGTGACCCAGATGGAGAGGGCCACGGTGCACACGGCCAGAAGCGCCGGGTGCAGGGCGAAGAGGCCGAGCCGGGCGGGCAGCAGCGCCGCCGCGCCCACCACCAGACCGGCCAGGGGATAGACCTTGAGGCTTGCGGCCAGGGCCTCGGCCGTCTCCGCCCGGGCGGGCGCGAGGCGGCTCAGGAAGGCCAGGGCCACGCGCAGGTCGCGTGCGAGTCCCATGCTACTCCTCCCCTCCCCGGGCCTTCGCGCCCGAGCGTCTTCCGCCTCCCTTGCCGCCGCCCCCCTTGCCGCCCCTGCCGCGCGCGGAGCCGGATTTGGCGCCCGATTTCGCACCGGACCGGCGGCCGCGCGCCGGGCGGGCGGGCGCGAGCCCGGCGCCGCCGAACAGGGGGCCGAGGACCAGGGCCAGGGGCACCAGGGGCCAGAGCCTGCCGGAGAGGATGTTCCAGTCGGCCATGAGCTGGTCCCAGGGCATGCCGAGCATGCGGCCGAGCACGATCTCCGTGGCCACGGTGGCCACGGCCCAGCAGAGCCCGAGGGCCAGCCGCCCGCCGAGGTCGGAGGGGCCGCTGCGGCGCACGAAGGCGCGCGCGAGGAAGAAGAGGAGCACGGCCAGAAGCACGCTGTGGACCTGGCGCGCCGCGTCCGCGCCCAAAAAGCGCGCGGTCAGCACCTGGCGCACCATGCCGTTGCTCACGGCCAGGGTGAGCATCAGGACCCAGAAGAGGGCCGCCTTGAGGGCGAGCATCAGGCGTCTTCCCCTGCGAGGCGGACCATGCCCCCGATGGACAGCCCGAGACGCGCGGCGGCCGAGCCGCGGTTCACGGCCAGCTCCAGGTAGCCCTGGCTGCCCGCGATGAGCCCGACCCCGCCCTCGGGCAGACGGCCGTAAGTCTCGCAGGAGGTCAGGGGGACGGTGCGCGGCTGGGTCATGGCCAGGGAGGCGAGCGCGGCGAGCCGACTGCCCCACTCGGCCGCGGGCAGGTTGAGCACGCAGTTGCCGAAGCGGTCCACGTGCAGCACGTGCGCCACCACGCCGTTTTTCACGGCCTTGGGCGCGGTCCACTCGCCGCGCAGGAGGCTCTTCGGCTCCAGGCTCGCGCCGAGCGAGGCCGGGTCGTCGCCGCGCGCGATCCTCGCCGCGGCAGGGGCGAAGACGTCGCGTCCATGGAAGGTGGCCGAGACGCTGGCCGGGGGCGAGGCCAGCTCGTAGGCCCTCGCCGCTCCGCCCGCCTCGGCCAGGACCAGGGCGGCCAGGCCGTTGTCCGGCCCCACGAACCAGCGCTCCCCGATCTGAGCGGCCATGCTGCGCCGCCGCGTGCCCACGCCGGGATCGACCACGCCGAGGAAGACCGTGCCGGGCGCGAAATGGCGCCAGCTCGCGGCCAGGAAGAAGCTGCCCTGCACGATGTTGAAGGGCTTCACCTCGTGGGAGAGGTCCACGAGCACGGCCTCGGGCGCCTCGCGCAGGAGCGCCCCCTTGAGCTGTCCCACGTAGGGGTCGGCCAGCCCGAAATCCGTGAGCAGGACGATGAGCCGGGCCACGCGTCCCTCCTAGTACTTCTTGCGGGCGGAAAAGCCCTCGCCCAGCACGTTCAGCGTGCTGTCGATGATCGTGAAGGCCTGGGGGTCCGTGGTGAAGACCAGCTCCTCCAGGCGCTTGACCTGGATGCCGTTGACCACGGTCATGATCACCTCGCGGTCCTTGCCGGTGTAGGCGCCGCGCCCGTGCAGGAAGGTGCAGCCGCGGCGCATCTCGTGCAGGATCTTCTGGGCGATCTCCTCGGGCTTGTCCGAGATGATGAGGACCATGCGCCGCTTGTTGAACATGCCCAGGAAGTATTCCATGACCCAGGCCGAGAGGAAGACCATGGCCAGGGAATAGAGCACCTGGTCCACGTCGTAGAGGGCGAGGCCGAGGCCGAAGACCAGGAGGTTGAAGGCGAAGCCGACCTGGCCGGGCCTGAAGTCGTAGCGCTTGGCCAGGATGATGGCGAAGACGTCCGTGCCGCCGAGCGAGCCCAGCGAGCGCAGGGCGATGCCGCCGCCCGCGCCCATGATCGAGCCCGCCGCGAGCACCGCGAGCCCCGGGCTGTGCACCGGAAAGGTCCAGGGCACGAGGTCCACCAGGGCGGAGAGGCAGACCATGCCGAAGAGGCTGTAGAGGAAGAAGCGGCGGCTGACCAGGAGCCAGGCCATGAGGAAGATGGGCACGTTGATCAGGAAGTACCAGGTGCCCGCGGGCAGCCCGCCGACCCAGTAGCTGAGCAGCAGGGAGAGGCCCGCCACGCCGCCGGTGAACAGCTTGTGCGGGATGACGATGGCCTTGAAGGCCCAGGCCCACAGGGTTGCGCCGAAGACCAGCAGGAGGAGGTTCCACCAGACCGAATAGGTGAATGCGAAGACCTGTTTTTTCATGACCCCCTCCCCTTACCGCACATGAGGGGCCGAGCCAAGCATTGCAGGGCCGGGCGGGCGCGGGCCGGGCGGACAGGGTGAGGAGGCGGTCGAAAGGCCCGCCGCTCAGACGACCTCGAAGGCGCCCGACTCCGGATCGAAGGAGATGGTCGGGGAGCGCAGCGTCTCGTGGACCTCGAAGGTGCTGCCGAGCACGACCACGGTGGTCCCGGGGTGCGCCGTGCCCAGCACCTTGAGCCGCGAGCGGGCGCATTCGAGCAGGCACAGCCGCTCCTCCTCCAGGAGGCACTCGATCTCGCGCAGCCTGGCCTGGCCCGCGATCCTGATGCGCAGCAACCGGGCCACCTGGCGGCGCTTGTCCAGCGGCGTGCGCTGCAGGATGGCCGTGGGGTCGTCCGTGCCGAGCCCCGCCTCGATCCTGGCGAGGACGTCCTTCAGCTTGGTGCGCGTGGCCAGCAGGTCCTTGCGCGCGGTGCTCGGCTCCTGCGGCCCCATGCGGAAGACGGTGCGCGCGCCGTATTCCGAGCCCGTCTCCCGGGCCTCCACGCCGCGCATGGCGCGGATGATCCCGCCCTGGATCACGCCCTTGCCCTGCACGCAGATCACCCTGCCGCCCGCCGTGATGTCGCAGTTGATGATGTCCTGCACGGCCACCACATCCTCGCCCGCGCGGATACGGGCGTTCTCCATGAACTGCGCGCTCACCGAGCCCGCGGCCTCGACCACGCCCTTCTCTCCGCCGAAGATGCCGCTGCCCACGCGCACGCCCGCGCCGGTGCGGACCACCGCGTCGGCCTGCACCGCCCCCTTGATGTTCACGTCGCCGGGGATCTCGATGGTGAAGCCGTCCATGATCGAGCCCGCGACGTTGATGCAGCCCTTTTCCAGGCGCACGTCGCCGGTGGAGAAGTCCACGTCGCCCGCGACGTCGATGACGTCGAGCACGGAGAGGGTCTCGCCCTTCCACGAGAGCACGCCGCCGCGCGTGGCGAAGAAGTCCTGGCCGCCGCCTCCCTTTTCCGCTCCGCCCGCTCCTCTGGCGGCCACGCGCACGCCCTCGCCCGGCGTCACGCTGACCGCGTGCACCTCGCCCACGGGCAGCTCGCGGCCGAAGACGTCCACGCCCGGAGTGCCCGGCACCGGCGGCACGAGCCTGCCCAGGAGCTGGCCCTCGCGCACCTTGCAAAAGACGCTGCGCGCCCGGTGGTCGACGCTCCCGGCGTCGTCCGCGTCGGGCGCGACCGCGCCGTCCTCGTCGAGATAAAGGTCGAAGCGGCCGTCGCTGCCCCGCTGGGGCCTGCGGCCCTTGGCCAGGACCACGTCGCGCACCGGGGCGTTCTCCCCGCGCGCCCGGGCCAGGGCCGACATCAGGGCCGCGCGGTCCACGGGAGCGGTCACGCCCATGCCGGTCACCACGGCGGCCAGCCGCTCCACGGTCACCTCGTGGCCCGAGAAGTCCTTGTGCCTGACCGTGGCCCGGAGCAGGGTCTTTTCCTCGCAGACCTTGAGCTGCGGGCGGATGGAGAGGATGCCCTCGCGGAACTCGACCATGCCGAAGCCCTTGGAGAAGACCTCCCCGGACTCGGGGTCGATGCGGAAGAACTGGGGGGCGACGGGCAGGGGCGGCAGGTCGTCCTGGCCGCCCGGGTCGGCACCTGGTTCGGGGCCGGACTCCGGCACGGGCCGGGCGACGCACATGCCCTTGAACACGGGCGCGGACATGTCGCCGGGGATCTCGTAGCCCGCCTGGGCGAGAATTTCCGACGGGGAATGGGGGGCGTTGGGGGACCCGGTGCTCATGCGGCCGTCCTCCGGGGCCGCGGCCGTCCGGCCGTACCCCTGGCTTCGCCTCCGGCCTCCCGGGGGAAAGGCGGCCTGGCTGCGCACTCCTCGAACAAGAACCTGAACGCCTGATCGGAATGCCTCTGCAGAGTGCGGCATAACCGTCCTTCTCGTCAAGGGCTTCTTCTGTGTTTCCGCATTGTTCGACGCTACCTGCCGCCGTGGATCCGGCCGGCGGGACGCGGGCGGGCGCGGGCCGCGGCCCTTGAAGGGAATTCAGAACCAGGGTAGGCCGAAATCCGGCGGACACGCCGCCGCGACACCGATCCACAAGGAGGGCGAGCCCCGGACGGCGCGAGGAGACCCCTCGCCCGCATCCGGCAACGCACGAAATCCATGCGCTATTCCCTGAAACGCGAATCCACCGCCGCGGGCGTCGGCTACTTCGAGGCCCTTCCCTCGGGCATCGCCTCCCCGGGCCAGGCCATCGGCTACCTCAAGCAGCACGAGAACGACGAGTTCATGCGGCGCTATCTCCTGAAGATGCTCGCCAAGATGGGCGCGGAGGAGTTCTACGCCCTGTGCGGGCGGGCCGTGCGCGAGGACCCGCCGCCGCTGCAGGCCCTGCTCTACGAGGCCTGCCTCATGCACCCGGAATACGCCCAGTTCCAGGGAATGTTCGCCGGGCTGGACCTCGCGGCCCTGGCCGGGCTCTCCCCCCTGCCGGTCATCGCCGCCTCGCTTCGGCCCGACCGGGACGCGCACCATCCGTGGATGCGCCTCGTGGCGGACAACATCATGCGGGGCGAGCCCCTGCCCGCGACCATCGCCCGGGGGCTGCCCGCGCCCGTGGAGCCCGCCGCGAAGAGCACGGCGCCCGGCGTGGCCGAGATCTTCGCGGAGCGCTTCGGCGGCGCGGCACCCGCGCCCGCGGCCCTGCCCGCCCCGGGCGAGGTCTTCGCCGACGCCCTGAAGCGCCTGGGGCGGCTCGGTGTCTTCGCGGACGTGGAGCAGCGCCACACGGCCTCGCTCTCGCCCATCGCCCTCATGCGGCGCTGGAGCATGGAGGTCCGGGTGCGCTGCGGCTCCCTGGACTACGCGCTCTCCGGCACGCAGATCAGCTACGGCAAGGGGCTCTCCCTCGATGTGGCGCGCGCCTCGCTGTACATGGAGATCGCCGAGCGCGTGAGCAGCTTCGCGAGCTTCGGAGCCGAAGGCGTGCTCGGCCGCACGCGGGAGTATCCGTTGCAGATCGGAGGGGCCGGGGAGCTGCGCGCCGAGGGCTTCGACATCCTGGACCCGGCGGCCCTCCCCCTGGACGCGCCCTACGCGGGCCAGATGCTCTACTGGATGGAGGGCCACGGAAGCGACGGCCGCCCGGTCCTCGTCCCGCCGCAGCTCGTCTTCCTCTTCTGCAACCTCGACGAGCCGAAGCTCTTCGCCGGCCTCGACTCCACTGGCCTGGCCTCGGGCACGAGCCTGGCCCAGGCCAAGGCCGCGGCCCTGTGCGAGGTGCTCGAGCGCGACGCCGAGGCGCTGGGACTGCACGATCCCGCCGCCTGCTTCCGCCTCGCCCCGGACGACCCGGGCGATCCGGCCGTGGCCGAGCTTCTGGCCCGGCACGAGGCCGCGGGCGTGCACGTCGTCTTCCAGGACATCACCACCGAGTTCGGCGTGCCCTGCTACAAGGCCTTCGTGGTCACGGCGGAGGGCGAGACGGTCAAGGGCACTGCCTGCGCGCTCTCCGGCCGCAAGGCCGCGCTCTCGGCCATGCTCGAGACCATGCACCCCTTCCCGGACGGCCCGGCCACCAGGCCCTGGCCCGAGGGGCTGCCCGTGCGCCGCCTGGACGAGCTGCCCGACTTCGCCACGGGAGACCCGCAGGCGGACCTCTCGCTCCTCGAGGCGGCGCTCGCGGCCCACGGCCATTCTCCGGTCTACGCGGACCTGACGCGCGCGGACCTCGAAATCCCGGTGGCCAAGTGCTTCGTCCCGGGGCTCGAGCTGGCCGTGGACTTCGGCTCCAGCCGCCGCGTGAGCCCGCGGCTCATGGCCCGCGTGAACAGGCTCATCGGCGGCTGAGGCCGCGGCCCGCGGCCCGGGCTCCAGCCTGGCGAACGGCCTGACGCGCAGCCTTTCGTACAGCCTCTGGGGGGTGGTCATCGCGGGGCAAGCGGAGTAGAATGACGAATTATGGCATTTCCCCCCGCGCGTGAGGCCGTGCAGGCGGACGGGAAAGGCCGCTGAACCGCGCGGAAGACGGGGCGTGCCGCACGTCCCACGGATCGCTCATGGTGTACGACGAGACGGCGGTGCGCCGCTACGAATCCTGGTTCAGGACGCCCCAGGGCAGGGTGGCCTTCGAGCGCGAGAAGGCGCTCCTGGCCTCCATGCTCTCGCCCTGGCCGCGCCGGGGCCAGCGCCTGCTCGAGGTCGGATGCGGCCCCGGCCTCTTCCTCGAGAACTTCTGGGACATGGGCTTCGACGTGGACGGCCTGGATCCCTCCCCGGCCATGCTGGCCGCGTCGCGCAGACTCCTGGGCAGGCGGGCCGAGCTGCGCCTGGGGCATGCCGAGCACCTGCCCTACGACGACAAGGAATACGACTTCGTGGCCCTCATCACGAGCCTGGAGTTCTGCGACGACCCGGCCCAGGCCCTGCGCGAGGCCGTGCGCGTGGCCTGCAAGGGCGTCGTGGTCGCCTTCCTGAACAAGCTCTCCCTCTACTATCTGCTCCACGGCATGCCCTGGCCCTCCTGCCGCACGGGCGAGCTGCGACGGGTCCGCTGGTTCACCTGGCGCGAGATCACACGGCTGCTGACCGAGGCCGCGGGCCGCCGTCCGCACGCCTCGCGCTCGGTCCTTCCCGGCCCTCCGGCCACCTGGCGCGAGAGCCTGCCCTGGACGCTCGTCAACCGCCCGGCCTATCCGCCCTGCATCGGCGCCTTCGGCGCCGTCCGCTTCGACCTGACGGGCGAGCGCGGCATGACCCCGCTCATGGCCTTCCGCACCGAGCCCTCGGCCAGCGGCGGCGTCTAGCCTCTTCCTTGGCACCCCCCTTGCTACGCCCCTGCCCGGGCCGGCAGGAACGCCGCCCGAGAGGCCAGCGAACGCAGGGAGGCGTGCATGGACAAGACCGACGGCATCGATTTTTGCCAAAATGTTGACGTCCTCGTGCTCGGTGCGGGGCTGGCGGGGCTTCGCGCCGCCTGGGCCGCGGCCGAGGAGGATCCCGCCGCCCGCGTCGTCGTGGCCTCGGCCTCCCCCGCGCCTTCCGGCTCCTCCTTCGCCAACCAAAACGACCGCCTCGGCATGCAGGTCTGCTTCACGCAGCACGACCGCGACGACTTCGCGGCCGAGGCCCTGGCCATGGGCCGCCCGGGCCGGGTGGAGCCGGAACTGGTGCGCGCCCTGGCCGAGGACTCCCTTCCCCGCTACCAGGACCTGCGCGCCCTCGGCCTGTCCTTCGTGCTCGACGCGTCGGGCGAACCCGTGCGCCACTCGGGCTGCTTCAGCCCCTCCTCGCGCCGCGCCGTGGTCTTCACCTCCCTGGGCACGGCCTACCACGTCTTCCGGCGCAAGGCCGAGGCGCTGGGGGTGCGCTTCCTGGACGGCCTGCTCGCGCGAGGTCTGGTCACCGACCCCGGAGACGGCGGCCGCGTGCGCGGCGCGCTGCTCGCGGACCAGGCGGGGCGCATGCATCCCGTCGCCGCCCAGGCCACGGTCATGGCGCTCGGCGGGCCCGCGCCGCTGTTCGAGCGCAGCCAGGCCGGGCCGCGCACCCCGGGCTGGTCCTACGCCCTCCTCGCCCGCGCGGGCGCACGGCTGATCAACGCGAATTTCCTGCAGTACATGTGGGCCGAGCTGCCCACGCGCATCTTCTGGGACCTGGCGGGAGCGGCGCGAAACGGCCTGCGCCTGCGCGCGCCGCACGGCGGGGTGGTGGACCTGCCCGCAGGGCTCGGCGAGCTCGCCCTGGCCCGCGGTGCCCACTGCCCCTTCGGCCACGGCCTGCCGGACGCCGCGCTGGACGCCTTCGTCCTGGCCCAGGCGGACGGGGACGGCAGCGTCGAAGCGCTGACGCGAAACGGCTCGGCCGTGCGCGTGGCCCCCGCGGCCCACGCGGGCAACGGCGGCGCGATCGTGGACGCGCACGGCCGCACGACCGTTCCCGGCCTCTATGCCTGCGGCGAGTGCGCCTCGGGCATGCACGGCGCCAACCGCATCGGCGGGGCCATGGTCACGGCCACCCAGGTCTTCGGAGCCCGCGCCGGGCGCCACGCCGCGGGCCATCTAAAGAGATTGTCCGAAACGTCCGATAGATCATTTACCGAGTTAGCGGTTTCCTCCTGCCCGGCCTCCGGCCAGGAGGACCCCGAGGAGCGCGGACAGGTCTTTGAATATTTGGCACGGACCCTGCAAAAGAATCTCGCAATGCAGAAATCGCCGTGTGCAGGCGAGGTTGCGGACGACCTCGCGAAGCGGTGCGCGGCAGCGAGCGACTGGCAGGCCAGGCTTGCCCTGGAAACTGGATTGACGCTATTGAACGGGTCTCCGAAGCACTTTTCACTCAATGAATGATGCAGCAGGCAACGCAGTGATCGCCATCCGGAAACGCTTCTTCAAGCCGGGAAAAGAGTCCCGGGCCCTCTCCATCCTCGAGGGTGTGCATGCCTGCAGCCGCGTCAGCCAGAGCGAGCTCGGCCACAAGGCCGGACTCAGCGGGGCCATGGTCAACAAGTACGTCAGGGAACTGCAGGATGCGGGCGTGCTGACCCTGACCCCGGTCAACGGCAAGGCCTACGCCTACGGCCTGACGCCGGACGGCGAACAGACGCGCCGCAATCTGCTCGGACAGTTCTGCGCCGAGATCGTGCAGATCTACTCCGCGCTCAAGGAAAGCGTGCGGGCCAAGATAGAGCCGCTGCGCGAGGAGGGGCTCCTCTCCCTGGCCCTGTTCGGCGCCTCGGAGACCTGCGAGGTCGTCCTCGCCGCCCTGGAGGGCACCCCCTTCCGCGTGGTCGCCATCGCGGACAACGACCCGGCCAAGCACGGCCAGTCGTTCCGCGGACACGTCGTGGTTCCGCCCCAGCTCCTGGAGAAGATTCCGTGCCAGGCCGTGATCATCACCTCCTTCGGCCGGCAGGACGAAATATACGAGCAGCTCACGGCCCTGGCCGTCACGAAGAACCTTCAAATAGTCAGGTTGTAGCCATGAAGAACCGCATCGTCAGCGAAGTCGCCCTCTCTTCCGGCGCCATCATCGGACACGGCCGCCCCTGCTTCGTCGTCGCCGAGGTCGGCAACAACCACCAGGGCAAGCTCGAGATCGCCAAGGAAATGGTCTACGCCGCGGCCGAATGCGGCGCGGACGCTGTCAAGTTCCAAAAGCGCCACACCCCCTCCCTGCTCACGCAAGAAGGCATGGCCGCCCCCTATACCGGTCCCAACAGCTTCGGCCCGACCTACGGCGCGCACCGCGACGCGCTCGAGCTCGACATCGAGGAGATGGCCCAGATCAAGGACCTCTCCGAGCGCCTCGGCCTCGTCTTCTTCGCCTCGGCCTGGGACATGGTCTCCCTTCGCCAGATGTTCGGCCTGGGCGTCGAGCTCATCAAGGTCGCCTCGGCCGACCTGACCTGCCTGCCCCTGCTGCGCGAGATCGGCCGCTCCGGCGTGCCGGTCATCGCCTCCACGGGCATGAGCAACTGGGACGAGATCGAGACCGCCGTGGCCGAGCTGCGCGCCTTCCACGACGACATCATCCTGCTGCACTGCAACAGCTCCTACCCCTGCCCCGAGGACGAGATCGCCCTGCCCGTGATGCACGAGCTGAAGCGCCGCTTCGGCCTGCCCGTGGGCTACTCCGGCCACGAGGAGGGGCTGGCCCCGTCGCTGGCCGCCGCGGCCCAGGGCGCCTGCCTGGTGGAGCGCCACTTCACCCTGAACAAGATGCTGCCCGGCACGGACCACAAGGCCTCGCTCGAGCCCTCGCAGCTGAAGAGCCTGGTGGGCATGATCCGCGACGTGGAGCGCGCCATGCGCGAGACCGAGAAGAAGGTCTTCCCCAAGGAGGAGTCCTCGGCCAAGAAGCTGCGCAAGAGCATCGTGGCCGCGCGCCTCATCCCGGCGGGCAAGATCATCACCGCCGAGGACCTGACCGTGAAGAGCCCGGGCACCGGCATCTCGCCGCTCGAGTGGGACGCGGTCATCGGCCAGAAGGCCGTGCGCGAGATCAAGGAGGACCGCCTCCTGGACTGGGACATGGTCGGCCACCTGCACTGCGTGGAAAAGGCCCTGAAGACCGCCTAGACCACGGGGACGGGCGCCATGCGCATCCTGATGATGGCCGTGAACGATCCTGCGGGCACGGCCATCGCCTTTTGCAACGCAGTCAACCGCTTCACGCCGCACGTCTGCCGCCTGGTGACGCTCGAGACGCGCTACAACCACGGCTGGGAGCAGGACCTGCACCTCCCGGCCCTGGCGCCCGGCGACCTCTGCGAGGTCGAGGCGCTGCTGCGCGAGAGCGACGTCTTCCACTTCCACATGACCGCGGACGAGGACCTGGCCCTGGGCCCCTTCCTGCCGCGCGACTTCATGGCCGGGAAGCTCGTCGTCCACCACCACCACGGCCACCCGGACTTCCGCGGCAATCCCGAGAAGTACCGCGCCAAGTACCGCGAGCGCGGCCGCACGAAGATCCTCGTCTCCACCCCGGACCTTCGGCGCCTGTGCCCCGAGGCCACCTGGCTGCCGAACCTCGTGCCCACGGCCGACCCGCTGCTCTCCCCCATGCCCGGCAAGCCCGAGGCGCCCCGGGACGAGCCCATGCTCGTCGGCCACTCGCCCACGAAGAAAGAGCTCAAGAACACGGACGACCTGCTCGCCGGCATGGCCGAGCTCTCGGCCGCGGGCGAGCCCGTGCGCC
It contains:
- a CDS encoding winged helix-turn-helix transcriptional regulator, producing MIAIRKRFFKPGKESRALSILEGVHACSRVSQSELGHKAGLSGAMVNKYVRELQDAGVLTLTPVNGKAYAYGLTPDGEQTRRNLLGQFCAEIVQIYSALKESVRAKIEPLREEGLLSLALFGASETCEVVLAALEGTPFRVVAIADNDPAKHGQSFRGHVVVPPQLLEKIPCQAVIITSFGRQDEIYEQLTALAVTKNLQIVRL
- a CDS encoding class I SAM-dependent methyltransferase, with protein sequence MVYDETAVRRYESWFRTPQGRVAFEREKALLASMLSPWPRRGQRLLEVGCGPGLFLENFWDMGFDVDGLDPSPAMLAASRRLLGRRAELRLGHAEHLPYDDKEYDFVALITSLEFCDDPAQALREAVRVACKGVVVAFLNKLSLYYLLHGMPWPSCRTGELRRVRWFTWREITRLLTEAAGRRPHASRSVLPGPPATWRESLPWTLVNRPAYPPCIGAFGAVRFDLTGERGMTPLMAFRTEPSASGGV
- a CDS encoding glycosyltransferase family 4 protein; the protein is MRILMMAVNDPAGTAIAFCNAVNRFTPHVCRLVTLETRYNHGWEQDLHLPALAPGDLCEVEALLRESDVFHFHMTADEDLALGPFLPRDFMAGKLVVHHHHGHPDFRGNPEKYRAKYRERGRTKILVSTPDLRRLCPEATWLPNLVPTADPLLSPMPGKPEAPRDEPMLVGHSPTKKELKNTDDLLAGMAELSAAGEPVRLDLIDDAPNRECLRRKRRCHVVFDHLQGYYGVSSLEALSQGVPTIAGIDAWSREHIARFTGTDDLPWVVCTPSTLTATLRSLAHEPERRAAIGRASREFMVERWNEALVAKRLVRFYES
- a CDS encoding YcaO-like family protein, producing the protein MRYSLKRESTAAGVGYFEALPSGIASPGQAIGYLKQHENDEFMRRYLLKMLAKMGAEEFYALCGRAVREDPPPLQALLYEACLMHPEYAQFQGMFAGLDLAALAGLSPLPVIAASLRPDRDAHHPWMRLVADNIMRGEPLPATIARGLPAPVEPAAKSTAPGVAEIFAERFGGAAPAPAALPAPGEVFADALKRLGRLGVFADVEQRHTASLSPIALMRRWSMEVRVRCGSLDYALSGTQISYGKGLSLDVARASLYMEIAERVSSFASFGAEGVLGRTREYPLQIGGAGELRAEGFDILDPAALPLDAPYAGQMLYWMEGHGSDGRPVLVPPQLVFLFCNLDEPKLFAGLDSTGLASGTSLAQAKAAALCEVLERDAEALGLHDPAACFRLAPDDPGDPAVAELLARHEAAGVHVVFQDITTEFGVPCYKAFVVTAEGETVKGTACALSGRKAALSAMLETMHPFPDGPATRPWPEGLPVRRLDELPDFATGDPQADLSLLEAALAAHGHSPVYADLTRADLEIPVAKCFVPGLELAVDFGSSRRVSPRLMARVNRLIGG
- a CDS encoding FAD-binding protein; amino-acid sequence: MDKTDGIDFCQNVDVLVLGAGLAGLRAAWAAAEEDPAARVVVASASPAPSGSSFANQNDRLGMQVCFTQHDRDDFAAEALAMGRPGRVEPELVRALAEDSLPRYQDLRALGLSFVLDASGEPVRHSGCFSPSSRRAVVFTSLGTAYHVFRRKAEALGVRFLDGLLARGLVTDPGDGGRVRGALLADQAGRMHPVAAQATVMALGGPAPLFERSQAGPRTPGWSYALLARAGARLINANFLQYMWAELPTRIFWDLAGAARNGLRLRAPHGGVVDLPAGLGELALARGAHCPFGHGLPDAALDAFVLAQADGDGSVEALTRNGSAVRVAPAAHAGNGGAIVDAHGRTTVPGLYACGECASGMHGANRIGGAMVTATQVFGARAGRHAAGHLKRLSETSDRSFTELAVSSCPASGQEDPEERGQVFEYLARTLQKNLAMQKSPCAGEVADDLAKRCAAASDWQARLALETGLTLLNGSPKHFSLNE
- a CDS encoding N-acetylneuraminate synthase family protein → MKNRIVSEVALSSGAIIGHGRPCFVVAEVGNNHQGKLEIAKEMVYAAAECGADAVKFQKRHTPSLLTQEGMAAPYTGPNSFGPTYGAHRDALELDIEEMAQIKDLSERLGLVFFASAWDMVSLRQMFGLGVELIKVASADLTCLPLLREIGRSGVPVIASTGMSNWDEIETAVAELRAFHDDIILLHCNSSYPCPEDEIALPVMHELKRRFGLPVGYSGHEEGLAPSLAAAAQGACLVERHFTLNKMLPGTDHKASLEPSQLKSLVGMIRDVERAMRETEKKVFPKEESSAKKLRKSIVAARLIPAGKIITAEDLTVKSPGTGISPLEWDAVIGQKAVREIKEDRLLDWDMVGHLHCVEKALKTA